A stretch of Methanosphaerula palustris E1-9c DNA encodes these proteins:
- a CDS encoding transporter substrate-binding domain-containing protein: MMKRGWYIIAGALLVVLMIGAGCTTVKTETQDNLTFYTEQYPPYNYLENDTPTGIMVDMLNSTMKEMGKGPADIRVACWTSAYQTVLTTPNTVLFATSRTSDRESLFKWAGPVLTEKAVVFSYRERPVVVNGTDDLKHYRIGVEADDAAIGKLLDQGVPKDQIVIAPDPLTMIQQTQNGTTDLFAYGEGAGHFWIAQSGTRPGLFSTVATIGEDPVYYAFNRNTSDQTVQAFQQALNQTTQKDLDQILAKYLPEYGLARLNYLTEEARPYNFEANGTAQGISVDLLRAALSRLDVPENATSVRVVPWTEGYASAQNNSSTVLFSTSRTPDRENLFQWAGPIGRNDYVLFADQTRKITITNTTDLTRYRIGAVTDDITVQYLADHGVTKDRLILDSDAASAARRLASGETDLFAYAALPGRLVLNSTVSDPERFQEVYTIGGGDFYYAFNRNVSPLLVSAFQHGLDDVKNQKDQNGVSDYERIMYRYTAVRSSTSGVNESQVTALINRTSTDLAGDATGTLRRINAGEAPYRDQTQKDLYVFVYDTNVTMVAHADNPTLVGTNYHNKTDVTGYPFRDRIVQGALKNTTGWVDYVYTNPTDFNLFNKTTYYRLVRGSDNRDYVVCAGTFKENST; this comes from the coding sequence ATGATGAAGCGTGGATGGTATATCATCGCAGGCGCCCTGCTCGTCGTTCTGATGATCGGTGCGGGCTGCACAACAGTAAAGACAGAGACACAAGATAACCTGACCTTTTACACCGAGCAGTATCCCCCGTACAACTACCTGGAGAACGACACACCGACCGGGATCATGGTCGACATGCTGAACTCGACGATGAAGGAGATGGGCAAGGGACCGGCCGATATCCGGGTCGCCTGCTGGACCAGCGCCTACCAGACCGTGCTCACCACACCGAACACGGTGCTCTTTGCGACCTCGCGCACCTCTGACCGTGAATCGCTCTTCAAGTGGGCCGGCCCGGTCCTGACTGAGAAGGCGGTGGTCTTCTCCTACCGCGAACGACCGGTCGTCGTGAACGGGACCGATGATCTGAAACACTACCGGATCGGAGTGGAGGCCGACGATGCAGCAATCGGAAAGCTCCTCGACCAAGGGGTCCCGAAGGACCAGATTGTGATCGCCCCCGACCCCCTGACGATGATCCAGCAGACCCAGAACGGCACGACCGACCTCTTCGCTTACGGCGAGGGAGCCGGCCACTTCTGGATCGCACAGTCAGGGACCCGGCCCGGCCTCTTCTCGACGGTCGCCACCATCGGGGAGGATCCGGTCTATTATGCGTTCAACCGGAACACCTCGGACCAGACGGTCCAGGCCTTCCAGCAGGCCCTCAACCAGACCACCCAGAAGGATCTCGATCAGATTCTCGCCAAATACCTGCCAGAGTACGGCCTCGCCCGGCTCAATTATCTGACCGAAGAGGCCAGGCCGTACAACTTTGAGGCGAATGGGACCGCGCAGGGGATCTCGGTCGACCTTCTCAGGGCTGCCCTCTCCAGGCTCGATGTTCCGGAAAATGCCACCTCCGTCAGGGTCGTCCCCTGGACGGAAGGGTATGCGAGTGCACAAAACAACAGCAGTACAGTCCTCTTCTCAACCTCACGGACCCCTGACCGGGAGAACCTCTTCCAGTGGGCCGGGCCGATCGGGCGAAATGACTACGTCCTCTTTGCAGATCAGACCAGAAAGATCACGATCACGAACACCACCGACCTCACCCGGTATCGGATCGGTGCCGTCACCGATGACATCACGGTCCAGTACCTGGCCGACCATGGTGTGACAAAGGATCGGTTGATCCTCGATTCCGATGCTGCATCAGCGGCCAGGCGGCTCGCCTCAGGGGAGACCGATCTCTTTGCCTATGCAGCGCTCCCGGGCCGGCTGGTGCTGAACAGCACGGTATCTGATCCGGAACGGTTCCAGGAGGTATACACCATCGGGGGAGGCGACTTCTATTATGCATTCAACCGGAATGTTTCACCCCTGCTGGTCAGCGCTTTCCAGCACGGCCTCGACGACGTGAAGAACCAGAAGGACCAGAACGGAGTCTCGGACTATGAACGGATCATGTACAGGTATACCGCGGTCAGGTCTTCGACCTCGGGGGTGAACGAAAGCCAGGTGACCGCTCTCATCAACCGGACTAGCACCGATCTGGCTGGTGACGCAACTGGAACGCTTCGGCGGATCAATGCCGGCGAGGCCCCGTACCGCGACCAGACTCAGAAAGACCTCTACGTCTTCGTCTACGACACGAATGTGACGATGGTCGCCCATGCTGACAACCCGACACTGGTCGGGACGAACTACCACAACAAGACTGATGTCACTGGCTATCCATTCCGCGACCGGATCGTGCAGGGGGCGTTGAAGAACACCACCGGCTGGGTCGACTATGTCTACACGAACCCGACCGACTTCAACCTCTTCAACAAGACGACTTATTACCGACTGGTTCGCGGGAGCGACAATCGGGACTACGTGGTCTGTGCCGGCACCTTCAAGGAGAACTCAACCTGA
- a CDS encoding PocR ligand-binding domain-containing protein, with protein sequence MIAQYHILYVDDEPSLLEVGRIFLERYKDFTITTALNAPEAIQMLEQENFDAIISDYQMPGMNGIEFLIEVRTRFGSIPFILFTGRGREEVVIQAINNGADHYLQKGGEPVSQFAELGHKVRLAVQQRRAEASIRDHERREADILNFLPDPTFAIDTRGVVIAWNRAMEKMTGVSAAEMLGKGKYEYAIPFYHERRPGLIDLILHDDPTVAARYPTMKRNGETIVGESISSALFNGKRAKIWFTAAPLYNNLGVITGAIESIRDVTEIKRTEEELLKKNDELCASYEQITATEEELRANLDELSRQEQALRESDRRVRQKLESLLAPEDTTDSLDLGDLIDTETLLLLMTDITRLTGVITAILDTKGNVLVASGWQEICTRFHRANPVTAGFCTESDLHLANNLKQGEYVAYKCRNNLWDVVTPLYIGDKHMGNIFMGQFIYDDEVVDESIFIEQALKYGFDRDEYLAAYHRVPRISRERVDELMGYLVKLTSFISRLSYSNLKLARTVKERDDLLGYLHKSEDKFRTLVENIPQKIFIKDRDYRYVSSNEKFAQDFGIHADEIVGRSDTDLFSPEFAAKYHADDIRVMETGQTEEFEEIYRLEGRDIWIHTIKTVVRDKNGEITGVLGAFWDITERKRAEEALHLANRKLTLLSSLTRHDITNQLTVLMGYLAILRMELFDPGLDDAFLKISTTLQRISTMILFTREYEAIGVMAPVWQNIHSLVDTAAVQTPFGQVELKNDLPADLEVFADPLVVKVFYNLVDNSVRYGGKITIIRFSVQELGDDLVVVCEDDGEGIVPEEKEMIFEHGFGKNTGLGLSLSKEILDITGITIRETGEPGEGARFEMIVPRGGYRFESGTR encoded by the coding sequence ATGATCGCACAATACCATATCCTCTATGTCGATGACGAACCCTCTCTGCTCGAAGTAGGCAGGATCTTCCTGGAGAGATACAAGGATTTCACCATAACGACCGCACTGAACGCACCTGAAGCGATCCAGATGCTCGAACAGGAGAACTTCGATGCTATCATCTCCGATTATCAGATGCCAGGGATGAATGGTATCGAGTTCCTCATCGAAGTGCGGACACGGTTCGGATCGATCCCGTTCATTCTCTTCACTGGCAGGGGACGCGAGGAGGTGGTCATCCAGGCCATCAATAATGGTGCGGACCATTATCTCCAGAAGGGCGGGGAACCGGTCTCACAGTTCGCAGAACTTGGACACAAGGTCAGACTGGCAGTCCAGCAGCGACGTGCAGAGGCAAGCATCCGGGATCATGAACGCCGGGAAGCCGACATTCTCAACTTTCTGCCTGATCCCACGTTTGCCATCGATACCCGGGGAGTGGTGATCGCCTGGAATCGGGCCATGGAAAAGATGACCGGTGTCAGCGCCGCAGAAATGCTGGGAAAAGGGAAGTATGAGTATGCGATCCCATTCTATCATGAACGCCGGCCTGGTTTAATCGACCTCATCCTTCACGACGATCCAACCGTCGCAGCCCGATACCCTACCATGAAGAGGAACGGAGAGACGATCGTTGGAGAATCGATAAGTTCGGCCCTCTTCAACGGCAAGAGAGCGAAGATATGGTTCACCGCAGCCCCCCTCTACAATAATTTAGGTGTCATCACAGGGGCCATCGAATCGATCCGGGATGTCACCGAGATCAAACGGACTGAAGAGGAACTCCTCAAGAAGAACGACGAACTCTGCGCCTCATATGAACAGATAACCGCGACTGAGGAGGAACTCCGGGCCAACCTGGATGAACTGTCCCGACAGGAGCAGGCGCTGCGGGAGAGCGACAGACGGGTCAGACAGAAACTGGAGAGTCTCCTCGCCCCCGAGGATACCACGGATTCGCTGGACCTTGGGGACCTCATCGATACCGAGACCCTTCTACTGCTCATGACTGATATCACCAGGCTGACCGGTGTGATCACGGCGATCCTCGACACGAAAGGAAATGTGCTCGTGGCCTCTGGCTGGCAGGAGATCTGTACCAGATTCCACCGGGCCAACCCGGTGACTGCCGGTTTCTGTACCGAGAGCGACCTCCATCTTGCCAACAATTTGAAACAGGGGGAATATGTAGCCTACAAGTGCAGAAATAACCTCTGGGATGTGGTGACGCCCCTCTATATCGGCGATAAACACATGGGCAACATCTTCATGGGCCAGTTCATCTATGACGATGAGGTCGTCGACGAATCCATCTTCATCGAGCAGGCGCTGAAGTACGGGTTCGATCGGGACGAATATTTAGCGGCGTATCACCGTGTTCCCCGGATCAGCAGGGAGAGAGTCGATGAACTGATGGGGTATCTGGTGAAACTTACGAGTTTCATATCCCGACTCAGTTATAGTAACCTCAAACTCGCCAGGACGGTGAAGGAACGGGACGACCTGCTTGGATATCTGCATAAGAGCGAAGATAAGTTCAGAACCCTCGTGGAGAACATTCCACAGAAGATCTTCATAAAGGACAGGGATTACCGATATGTCTCGAGCAATGAAAAGTTCGCCCAGGACTTTGGGATTCATGCCGACGAGATCGTGGGGAGATCGGACACCGACCTCTTTTCGCCAGAGTTCGCTGCCAAGTACCATGCCGATGACATCAGGGTGATGGAGACAGGACAGACAGAGGAGTTTGAAGAGATTTATCGTCTGGAAGGAAGAGATATCTGGATCCATACGATTAAGACCGTCGTGCGAGATAAGAATGGCGAGATCACCGGGGTGCTCGGTGCTTTCTGGGACATCACCGAACGTAAGCGGGCCGAAGAGGCGCTGCATCTGGCAAACAGGAAACTTACCCTTCTCTCAAGCCTCACCAGGCATGATATCACCAATCAGCTCACCGTGCTGATGGGGTACCTGGCCATCCTCAGAATGGAACTATTCGATCCTGGACTCGATGATGCTTTTCTAAAAATTTCGACCACATTACAGCGAATTTCCACCATGATTCTGTTCACCAGAGAATACGAGGCAATCGGTGTCATGGCTCCGGTCTGGCAGAACATCCATTCACTCGTCGACACTGCAGCCGTACAGACACCGTTCGGACAGGTCGAACTGAAGAATGATCTCCCGGCCGACCTGGAGGTGTTCGCCGACCCGCTGGTTGTCAAGGTATTTTATAATCTGGTGGACAATTCGGTGCGGTACGGCGGGAAGATCACGATCATCCGGTTCTCTGTTCAGGAACTTGGTGATGATCTGGTTGTCGTCTGTGAAGACGACGGCGAAGGTATCGTTCCAGAGGAGAAGGAGATGATCTTCGAGCATGGTTTTGGGAAGAACACCGGACTTGGTCTCTCCCTCTCAAAGGAGATTCTCGATATCACCGGCATCACCATTCGCGAGACCGGTGAACCGGGAGAAGGGGCACGGTTCGAGATGATAGTGCCCAGAGGGGGGTACCGTTTTGAGTCAGGTACTCGTTAG